One window of Burkholderia cepacia GG4 genomic DNA carries:
- a CDS encoding DUF3564 family protein, whose protein sequence is MRLTIRINGSESATRHAFAVLWVDTDEGLWSREAHQGIDLPTWGKVRDVEGAMALCAADGGRAVCQLKGLSFNATRREQGDAVLAGAHPDGAWRLQAVDDCTVEPEYHEFISVDR, encoded by the coding sequence ATGCGCCTCACTATTCGGATTAATGGCAGCGAATCGGCAACCCGCCACGCCTTCGCGGTGCTGTGGGTCGATACCGACGAGGGGCTGTGGTCACGCGAGGCACACCAGGGCATCGATCTTCCGACCTGGGGCAAGGTCCGGGACGTAGAAGGCGCAATGGCCCTCTGCGCGGCCGACGGCGGTCGCGCCGTGTGCCAGTTGAAGGGCCTGTCGTTCAACGCGACGCGACGCGAACAGGGCGACGCGGTGCTCGCCGGCGCGCATCCCGACGGCGCATGGCGGCTTCAGGCGGTCGATGATTGCACGGTGGAGCCGGAATACCACGAATTTATTTCCGTCGATCGATAG
- a CDS encoding peptidoglycan D,D-transpeptidase FtsI family protein, whose product MSVKKKTHPADPYAAATKHPILTSRLPMWRSKLVVIMVSLGFAALIGRAFWVQVANQDFYVGQGQKRYQRTIELDAMRGRIVDRNGAMLAVSLSTYEIWANPKQVAEIDYPQLAKLLDMPLVEVKRRLRNDRTFVLLKRQIDAETASRLDKLEIDGITQIADSKRFYPEGESAAHVVGFTNVEDKGQEGVELAANARLSGTSGQREVIRDRLGRIVSDTRPLVPAQHGATIELTIDRRIQQLAFSQLKAAVLENNALAGSVVVLDAQNGEILALANYPTFDPNDRARLTGQQLRNRAVIDTFEPGSTIKPLVVALSIDERKVTPNTIINTSPGTYKIGPAVIHDTSNHGSLTVSQALQKSSNVALAKLALNLPAETIWNKYQEYGIGRAPELTFPGVASGRLRGYKRWRPIEQATMAYGYGLSMSLLQIAQTYTAYAGDGTLHPVSLLKNGTDQQTIDAHRGHRVTSPQTAAAIRAMLESAVGEGGTGRRARVDGYRIGGKTGTARKQVGATYAKGKYRALFAGMAPMSNPRLIVAVMIDEPRGKGYYGGTVAGPVFSSVTSGSLQLLGVPPDAPVEPAQNAPVKTAPQKTVAAPKAAVQPKAAAAETAAAPVKTAAQSGAAVKTKVAAG is encoded by the coding sequence ATGAGCGTGAAAAAGAAGACCCACCCCGCCGATCCCTACGCCGCCGCGACCAAGCATCCGATACTCACGTCGCGCCTGCCGATGTGGCGCTCGAAACTGGTCGTGATCATGGTGTCACTCGGCTTCGCCGCGCTGATCGGGCGCGCCTTCTGGGTGCAGGTCGCGAACCAGGATTTCTATGTCGGGCAAGGCCAGAAACGCTACCAGCGCACGATCGAGCTCGACGCGATGCGCGGGCGCATCGTCGATCGCAACGGCGCGATGCTCGCGGTCAGCCTGTCGACCTATGAAATCTGGGCGAACCCGAAACAGGTCGCCGAGATCGACTATCCGCAGCTCGCGAAGCTGCTCGACATGCCGCTCGTGGAAGTGAAGCGCCGCCTGCGCAACGACCGTACGTTCGTGCTGCTCAAGCGGCAGATCGACGCCGAGACCGCGAGCCGGCTCGACAAGCTCGAGATCGACGGCATCACGCAGATCGCCGATTCGAAGCGCTTCTATCCGGAAGGCGAATCGGCCGCGCACGTGGTCGGTTTCACCAACGTCGAGGACAAGGGCCAGGAAGGCGTCGAACTCGCGGCGAACGCGCGGCTGTCGGGCACGTCCGGGCAGCGCGAGGTGATCCGCGACCGGCTCGGGCGCATCGTGTCCGATACGCGCCCGCTCGTCCCCGCGCAGCACGGCGCGACGATCGAGCTGACGATCGACCGCCGGATCCAGCAGCTCGCGTTCAGCCAGCTCAAGGCCGCCGTGCTCGAGAACAACGCGCTGGCCGGCAGCGTCGTCGTGCTCGACGCGCAGAACGGCGAGATCCTCGCCCTCGCGAACTACCCGACCTTCGACCCGAACGACCGTGCGCGCCTCACCGGCCAGCAGCTGCGCAACCGTGCGGTGATCGACACGTTCGAGCCCGGCTCGACGATCAAGCCGCTCGTCGTCGCGCTGTCGATCGACGAGCGCAAGGTCACGCCGAACACGATCATCAACACGTCGCCGGGCACCTACAAGATCGGCCCGGCCGTGATCCACGACACGTCGAACCACGGCTCGCTGACCGTCTCGCAGGCCCTGCAGAAGTCGAGCAACGTCGCGCTCGCGAAGCTGGCACTGAACCTGCCCGCCGAAACGATCTGGAACAAATACCAGGAGTACGGGATCGGCCGCGCGCCGGAACTGACGTTCCCGGGCGTCGCGTCGGGCCGGCTGCGCGGCTACAAGCGCTGGCGGCCGATCGAGCAGGCGACGATGGCGTACGGCTACGGGCTGTCGATGTCGCTGCTGCAGATCGCGCAGACCTACACGGCCTATGCAGGCGACGGCACGTTGCACCCGGTGTCGCTGCTGAAGAACGGCACCGACCAGCAGACGATCGACGCGCATCGCGGCCACCGCGTGACGTCGCCGCAAACCGCGGCGGCGATCCGCGCGATGCTCGAGTCGGCGGTCGGGGAAGGCGGCACGGGGCGCCGCGCGCGCGTCGACGGCTACCGGATCGGCGGCAAGACGGGCACGGCGCGCAAGCAGGTCGGCGCAACCTATGCGAAGGGCAAGTACCGCGCGCTGTTCGCGGGGATGGCGCCGATGAGCAACCCGCGCCTGATCGTCGCGGTGATGATCGACGAGCCGCGCGGCAAGGGCTACTACGGCGGCACGGTGGCCGGCCCGGTGTTCTCGTCGGTCACGAGCGGCTCGCTGCAGTTGCTCGGCGTGCCGCCCGACGCACCGGTCGAGCCGGCTCAGAATGCGCCGGTCAAGACGGCGCCGCAGAAGACGGTCGCCGCGCCGAAGGCCGCGGTGCAACCGAAGGCGGCCGCCGCGGAGACGGCCGCGGCACCTGTGAAAACGGCCGCGCAATCCGGCGCGGCCGTAAAAACGAAGGTGGCGGCAGGCTAA
- a CDS encoding cation:proton antiporter — protein sequence MPHDVSLIALLAAGFGLAMIFGYFASLLKMPPLVGYLLAGIVIGPGTPGFVGDLSLAQQLAEVGVMLLMFGVGLHFSLGDLLAVRKIALPGAIVQITVATLLGGGLALTWGWSLGAALVFGLALSVASTVVLLRALEGRGLVETVNGRIAVGWLVVEDLVMVLVLVLLPPVAGLLGGTPPGDAHAAGGSVWGTLGVTMLKVAAFIALMLVVGKRVFPRILWLVARTGSRELFTLCMIAAAVGIAFGAAKLFDVSFALGAFFAGMMMRESEFSRRAADETLPLRDAFSVLFFISVGMLFDPKVLLDEPLHVIEVAAIVLVGKTLAAVALVIAFRYPLNTALTVGAGLAQIGEFSFILAGLGRALGLLSAEGQSLILAVALISIAMNTLLFAMIDPALVWIRKHSAFARKLEARDDPLAALPMSTPQTHLTGQVVIVGYGKVGTRIAHALDERGIAYVVVEQNRELVEKLRADGIAAVSGDAIEPVVLVQAHIARAGMLVVTLPDVFDVRQIVEISRTLNPALEVVLCTNSGDEAALLSSEGVGTVFMGESELARGMTEHVLGRMVRPVAAAHAH from the coding sequence ATGCCTCATGACGTCAGCCTGATTGCGTTGCTCGCGGCCGGTTTCGGTCTCGCGATGATCTTCGGTTACTTCGCGTCGCTGCTGAAAATGCCGCCGCTCGTCGGCTATCTGCTCGCCGGGATCGTGATCGGCCCCGGCACGCCCGGTTTCGTCGGCGACCTGTCGCTCGCGCAGCAGCTCGCCGAAGTCGGCGTGATGTTACTGATGTTCGGCGTCGGCCTGCATTTCTCGCTCGGCGATCTCCTCGCGGTGCGCAAGATCGCGCTGCCGGGCGCCATCGTCCAGATTACCGTCGCGACGCTGCTCGGCGGCGGGCTCGCGCTCACGTGGGGCTGGAGCCTCGGCGCGGCGCTCGTGTTCGGGCTCGCGCTGTCGGTCGCGAGCACGGTCGTGCTGTTGCGGGCGCTCGAGGGGCGCGGGCTCGTCGAGACGGTCAACGGGCGCATCGCGGTCGGCTGGCTGGTCGTCGAGGATCTCGTGATGGTGCTCGTGCTGGTGCTGCTGCCGCCCGTCGCGGGGCTGCTCGGCGGCACGCCGCCCGGCGACGCGCACGCGGCCGGCGGCAGCGTGTGGGGCACGCTCGGCGTCACGATGCTGAAGGTCGCCGCGTTCATCGCGCTGATGCTCGTGGTCGGCAAGCGCGTGTTTCCGCGCATCCTGTGGCTCGTCGCGCGCACCGGCTCGCGCGAGCTGTTCACGCTGTGCATGATCGCGGCGGCGGTCGGCATCGCGTTCGGTGCGGCGAAGCTGTTCGACGTGTCGTTCGCGCTCGGCGCGTTCTTCGCCGGGATGATGATGCGCGAGTCGGAGTTCAGCCGGCGCGCGGCCGACGAGACACTGCCGCTGCGCGACGCGTTCTCGGTGCTGTTCTTCATCTCGGTCGGGATGCTGTTCGACCCGAAGGTGCTGCTCGACGAGCCGCTGCACGTGATCGAGGTCGCGGCGATCGTGCTGGTCGGCAAGACGCTCGCCGCGGTCGCGCTCGTGATCGCGTTCCGATATCCGCTGAATACCGCGCTGACGGTCGGCGCGGGCCTGGCGCAGATCGGCGAGTTCTCGTTCATCCTCGCGGGCCTCGGCCGGGCGCTCGGGCTGCTGTCGGCCGAGGGGCAGAGCCTGATTCTCGCGGTCGCGCTGATCTCGATCGCGATGAACACGCTGCTGTTCGCGATGATCGATCCGGCGCTCGTGTGGATCCGCAAGCATTCGGCGTTCGCGCGCAAGCTCGAGGCGCGCGACGATCCGCTCGCCGCGCTGCCGATGTCGACGCCGCAGACACACCTGACCGGGCAGGTTGTGATCGTCGGCTACGGCAAGGTCGGCACGCGGATCGCGCATGCGCTGGACGAGCGCGGGATCGCGTATGTGGTCGTCGAGCAGAACCGCGAACTCGTCGAGAAGCTGCGCGCGGACGGCATCGCTGCCGTGTCGGGCGACGCGATCGAGCCGGTCGTGCTGGTGCAGGCGCATATCGCGCGCGCCGGGATGCTGGTCGTCACGCTGCCGGACGTGTTCGACGTGCGGCAGATCGTCGAGATTTCGCGCACGCTGAATCCGGCGCTGGAGGTGGTGCTGTGCACGAACAGCGGCGACGAGGCCGCGCTGCTGTCGAGCGAGGGCGTCGGCACCGTGTTCATGGGCGAGAGCGAACTTGCCCGCGGGATGACCGAGCACGTGCTCGGCAGGATGGTGAGGCCGGTGGCGGCTGCGCACGCGCATTGA
- a CDS encoding c-type cytochrome produces MKRTVNPHNAARRLSPLRRALATGAAWAAFGFAGTAAFAQPAAPAAVSAAAAAPVAQSADANLIKRGEYLARAGDCIACHTASGGKPFAGGLKFDTPIGGIYSTNITPDPKTGLGGWTYEDFTRAVREGVRKNGDTMYPAMPFPSYSRLTDDDMKALYAYFMHGVAPVEHENRKVDIVWPLSMRWPLTFWRMLFAPSPKPFDAAPYTDPVVARGAYLVQGLGHCGACHTPRAVTMQERALTDAGGLDFLAGGAAIDGWVPTSLRGEPRTGFGTWNETEIVQFLKTGRTLRTAAFGGMTDVVGHSMQHMSDDDLTAIARYLKTLPPKVQGETPYAYDATAAHALQTGDASKPGAAVYRDNCMACHRSDGHGYTRVFPALAGNPVLQGDDPTSVIHVVLSGSALKGTHTAPSTFTMPPFGWRLSDQEVADVSNFVRTSWGNTGAAITAAQVAKVRKSVPSTRPEPPPGARFPQASR; encoded by the coding sequence ATGAAGAGGACAGTGAACCCCCACAACGCCGCGCGCCGTCTTTCCCCATTGCGGCGCGCACTGGCGACCGGTGCGGCATGGGCCGCGTTCGGCTTCGCGGGCACGGCGGCGTTCGCGCAACCGGCAGCGCCCGCGGCGGTGTCCGCCGCGGCTGCTGCACCCGTCGCCCAATCCGCCGACGCGAACCTGATCAAGCGAGGCGAATACCTTGCGCGGGCAGGCGACTGCATCGCGTGCCACACCGCGAGCGGCGGCAAGCCGTTCGCGGGCGGCCTGAAGTTCGACACGCCGATCGGCGGCATCTACTCGACGAACATCACGCCGGACCCGAAGACGGGCCTCGGCGGCTGGACGTATGAGGACTTCACCCGCGCGGTGCGCGAGGGCGTGCGCAAGAACGGCGACACGATGTATCCGGCGATGCCGTTCCCGTCGTATTCGCGGCTGACCGACGACGACATGAAGGCGCTGTACGCGTACTTCATGCACGGCGTCGCGCCGGTCGAGCACGAGAACCGCAAGGTGGACATCGTGTGGCCGCTGTCGATGCGCTGGCCGCTGACGTTCTGGCGCATGCTGTTCGCACCGTCGCCGAAGCCGTTCGACGCGGCACCGTACACCGATCCGGTGGTCGCGCGCGGCGCGTATCTCGTGCAGGGTCTCGGCCATTGCGGCGCGTGCCACACGCCGCGCGCGGTGACGATGCAGGAGCGCGCGCTGACCGACGCGGGCGGCCTCGACTTCCTGGCCGGCGGCGCGGCGATCGACGGCTGGGTGCCGACCAGCCTGCGCGGCGAGCCGCGCACCGGGTTCGGCACGTGGAACGAAACCGAGATCGTGCAGTTCCTGAAGACCGGCCGCACGCTGCGCACGGCCGCGTTCGGCGGGATGACGGACGTGGTCGGCCACAGCATGCAGCACATGAGCGACGACGATCTCACGGCGATCGCACGCTACCTGAAGACGCTGCCGCCAAAGGTGCAGGGCGAGACACCGTACGCGTACGACGCGACGGCCGCGCACGCGCTGCAGACCGGCGACGCGAGCAAGCCGGGCGCGGCGGTCTATCGCGACAACTGCATGGCCTGCCACCGTAGCGACGGCCACGGCTACACGCGGGTGTTCCCGGCGCTCGCCGGCAACCCGGTCCTGCAGGGCGACGATCCGACTTCGGTGATCCACGTCGTGCTGTCGGGCAGCGCGCTGAAGGGCACGCACACCGCGCCGTCGACCTTCACGATGCCGCCGTTCGGCTGGCGCCTGTCGGACCAGGAAGTCGCGGACGTGTCGAACTTCGTGCGCACGAGCTGGGGCAATACGGGCGCGGCGATCACGGCCGCGCAGGTCGCGAAGGTGCGCAAGAGCGTGCCGTCGACGCGGCCGGAGCCGCCGCCGGGCGCGCGGTTCCCGCAAGCGTCGCGCTGA
- a CDS encoding GMC family oxidoreductase, with protein MAAEKKPHVDAVIVGFGWTGAILAKELTEAGLNVVALERGEYRDTYPDGAYPNTIDELTYNIRKKLFLDLSKTTVSIRHGVQDTALPYRQLAAFLPGEGVGGAGLHWSGVHFRITPEELRLRSHYEERYGKKFIPAGMTIQDTGVTYDELEPYFDFAEKVFGTSGQAYKVGGKVVGDGNVFEANRSDNFPLPAQLNTYSAQRFSDAAKSLGLHPYRLPSANTSGPYTNPYGVQMGPCNFCGYCSGYACYMYSKASPNLNILPALKQVPNFELRSKCHVLRVDLDDTKKRATGVTYVDPAGREVHQPADLVIVAAFQYHNVHLLLLSGIGKPYDPISGEGVVGRNFAYQNLSTIKAFFDKDTYTNPFIGAGGNGVAVDDFNADNFDHGPLGFVGGSPLWVNQAGVKPISGIATPPGTPQWGSAWKKAVKDNYAHTISMDAHGTNMSYRDVYLDLDPTYRDSYGQPLLRMTFDWKDNDIKMAQYVTGQMKKIAEAMGPKAIGVSTREFGKHFDSRAYQTTHLVGGAIMGTDPKTSVLNRYLQCWDVHNVFVMGASALPQGIGYNPTGIIAALAYWSARAIREQYLKNPAPLVTV; from the coding sequence ATGGCCGCAGAAAAGAAGCCGCATGTCGATGCGGTAATCGTCGGCTTCGGCTGGACCGGCGCGATTCTCGCGAAGGAACTGACCGAAGCGGGCTTGAACGTCGTCGCGCTCGAGCGCGGCGAGTATCGCGACACCTATCCGGACGGCGCGTATCCGAACACGATCGACGAGCTGACCTACAACATCCGCAAGAAGCTGTTCCTCGACCTGTCGAAGACGACCGTGTCGATCCGCCACGGCGTGCAGGACACCGCGCTGCCGTACCGGCAGCTCGCGGCGTTCCTGCCGGGCGAGGGTGTCGGCGGCGCGGGGCTGCACTGGTCGGGCGTGCACTTCCGGATCACGCCGGAAGAGCTGCGCCTGCGCAGCCACTACGAAGAGCGCTACGGCAAGAAGTTCATCCCCGCAGGGATGACGATCCAGGACACGGGCGTCACGTACGACGAGCTCGAGCCGTATTTCGACTTCGCGGAGAAGGTGTTCGGCACGTCGGGCCAGGCGTACAAGGTCGGCGGCAAGGTGGTCGGCGACGGCAACGTGTTCGAGGCGAACCGCAGCGACAACTTCCCGCTGCCCGCGCAGCTCAATACGTATTCGGCGCAGCGCTTCTCCGATGCCGCGAAGTCGCTCGGGCTGCATCCGTACCGGCTGCCGTCGGCGAACACGTCGGGGCCGTACACGAACCCGTACGGCGTGCAGATGGGGCCGTGCAACTTCTGCGGCTACTGCAGCGGCTACGCGTGCTACATGTACTCGAAGGCGTCGCCGAACCTGAACATCCTGCCCGCGCTGAAGCAGGTGCCGAACTTCGAGCTGCGCTCGAAGTGCCACGTGCTGCGCGTGGACCTCGACGACACGAAGAAGCGCGCGACGGGCGTCACCTACGTCGACCCGGCCGGCCGTGAAGTGCACCAGCCGGCCGATCTCGTGATCGTCGCCGCGTTCCAGTATCACAACGTGCACCTGCTGCTGCTGTCGGGCATCGGCAAGCCTTACGACCCGATCTCGGGCGAAGGCGTGGTGGGCCGCAATTTCGCGTACCAGAACCTGTCGACGATCAAGGCGTTCTTCGACAAGGACACGTATACGAACCCGTTCATCGGCGCGGGCGGCAACGGCGTCGCGGTGGACGACTTCAACGCGGACAACTTCGACCACGGCCCGCTCGGCTTCGTCGGCGGCTCGCCGCTGTGGGTGAACCAGGCCGGCGTGAAGCCGATCAGCGGCATCGCGACGCCGCCGGGCACACCGCAGTGGGGCTCGGCGTGGAAGAAGGCCGTGAAGGACAACTACGCGCACACGATCTCGATGGACGCGCACGGCACGAACATGTCATATCGCGACGTATACCTCGACCTCGATCCGACCTATCGCGATTCGTACGGCCAGCCGCTGCTGCGGATGACGTTCGACTGGAAGGACAACGACATCAAGATGGCGCAGTACGTGACCGGGCAGATGAAGAAGATCGCGGAGGCGATGGGGCCGAAGGCGATCGGCGTGTCGACGCGCGAGTTCGGCAAGCACTTCGATTCGCGTGCGTACCAGACGACTCACCTGGTCGGCGGCGCGATCATGGGCACCGATCCGAAGACGAGCGTGCTGAACCGCTACCTGCAGTGCTGGGACGTGCACAACGTGTTCGTGATGGGCGCGTCGGCGCTGCCGCAGGGCATCGGCTACAACCCGACCGGGATCATCGCGGCGCTGGCCTACTGGTCGGCACGTGCGATCCGCGAGCAATACCTGAAAAATCCCGCCCCGCTGGTGACCGTATGA
- a CDS encoding gluconate 2-dehydrogenase subunit 3 family protein: MSTPPDKPNSRRRFLRTSVALVPIATVAGCDLRSSSSSATTAGNASTASAGAERAPYKPTFFDAKEWAFVQAAVDRLIPADAEGPGALESGVPEFIDRQMETPYAHGATWYMQGPFQQGVPELGYQLKLVPRDIYRLGIAAVNRYCEKAHGKAFADLDAPTRDTVLGALEKGAAQIDDVPDGVFFGQLLQNTREGYFCDPVHGGNHDMAAWKMIGFPGARADFMDFVNQNGKPYPYGPVSINGERT; this comes from the coding sequence ATGTCCACGCCACCCGACAAACCCAATTCGCGTCGCCGCTTCCTGCGCACGTCGGTCGCGCTCGTGCCGATCGCGACGGTCGCCGGTTGCGACCTGCGCTCGTCGTCATCGTCCGCCACCACGGCCGGCAATGCCTCCACCGCGTCGGCCGGCGCCGAACGCGCGCCGTACAAGCCGACCTTCTTCGATGCGAAGGAGTGGGCGTTCGTCCAGGCCGCCGTCGACCGGTTGATCCCGGCCGACGCCGAAGGCCCCGGCGCGCTCGAATCCGGCGTGCCCGAATTCATCGACCGCCAGATGGAAACCCCGTACGCGCATGGCGCGACGTGGTACATGCAGGGGCCGTTCCAGCAGGGCGTGCCCGAGCTGGGCTACCAGCTCAAGCTGGTGCCGCGCGACATCTACCGGCTCGGCATCGCGGCGGTCAACCGCTATTGCGAAAAGGCCCACGGCAAGGCATTCGCCGATCTCGACGCGCCGACCCGCGACACCGTGCTCGGCGCGCTGGAGAAAGGCGCCGCGCAGATCGACGACGTGCCGGACGGCGTGTTCTTCGGCCAGTTGCTGCAGAACACGCGCGAAGGCTATTTCTGCGATCCGGTGCATGGCGGCAATCACGACATGGCCGCGTGGAAGATGATCGGCTTTCCGGGCGCGCGCGCCGACTTCATGGATTTCGTCAACCAGAACGGCAAGCCCTATCCGTATGGCCCCGTCTCGATCAACGGGGAGCGCACCTGA
- a CDS encoding DUF3995 domain-containing protein, whose amino-acid sequence MTGAYFSVPTLCAIALVHVYWAFGGRRGKRAAIPEQNGVPLLRPTRCGTLGVAAALLAGACAVASRAGWLWPNLYPAAIAFVVVALALIFAVRAVGDFRYVGFFKRVRGSRFARMDSLCYSPLCAALAISIASMLWPG is encoded by the coding sequence ATGACCGGCGCGTATTTCAGCGTGCCGACGCTTTGCGCGATCGCACTCGTTCACGTCTACTGGGCGTTCGGCGGGCGGCGCGGCAAGCGTGCGGCCATTCCGGAGCAGAACGGCGTGCCGCTGTTGCGGCCGACCAGGTGCGGCACGCTCGGCGTCGCCGCGGCACTGCTGGCCGGTGCATGTGCGGTGGCGTCGCGCGCCGGCTGGCTGTGGCCGAACCTGTATCCGGCCGCCATCGCGTTCGTGGTCGTTGCGCTCGCATTGATCTTCGCGGTGCGGGCGGTCGGTGATTTCCGCTACGTCGGCTTCTTCAAGCGGGTTCGCGGGTCGCGCTTCGCGCGAATGGACAGCCTGTGCTACTCGCCACTGTGCGCGGCGCTGGCGATATCGATCGCCTCGATGCTGTGGCCGGGCTGA
- the ald gene encoding alanine dehydrogenase, with product MLIGVPKEIKNHEYRVGLTPAGAHELTRHGHRVLVQRGAGTAIGLLDDDYTAAGAALCDDASEIFARADMIIKVKEPQSTECAMLRRGQILYTYLHLAPDPEQAAALVKSGAVCIAYETVTGAGGGLPLLAPMSEVAGRMSIQVAATHLESPRGGRGLLMAGVPGVPAAHVVVLGAGVVGTGALQMAVGLGARVTVLDTNVGRLRQLDLVFANRIATVCSNAHTVGEAVRDADVVIGAVLVPGASAPRLVTRDMIATMRTGAVVVDVAIDQGGCFETSHATTHAQPTFVVDGVVHYCVANMPGAVARTSTFALNNATLGHALALADKGWKRAMADDPHLRAGLNVCDGHITYEAVALALGLPYVPAEDVLT from the coding sequence ATGCTGATCGGTGTGCCGAAGGAGATCAAGAATCACGAATACCGCGTCGGGCTCACGCCGGCCGGCGCACACGAACTCACGCGGCATGGCCACCGCGTGCTGGTGCAGCGCGGCGCGGGCACCGCGATCGGTCTGCTCGACGACGACTACACGGCCGCCGGCGCGGCACTGTGCGACGACGCGAGCGAGATCTTCGCGCGCGCCGACATGATCATCAAGGTCAAGGAGCCGCAGTCGACCGAGTGCGCGATGCTGCGGCGCGGGCAGATCCTCTATACCTACCTGCACCTCGCGCCCGATCCCGAGCAGGCGGCCGCGCTCGTGAAGTCAGGCGCGGTCTGCATCGCCTATGAAACCGTGACGGGCGCCGGCGGCGGCTTGCCGCTGCTCGCGCCGATGAGCGAAGTTGCCGGACGCATGTCGATCCAGGTTGCGGCGACGCACCTCGAAAGCCCGCGCGGCGGCCGCGGCCTGCTGATGGCCGGCGTGCCCGGCGTGCCGGCCGCGCACGTCGTCGTGCTCGGCGCGGGCGTCGTGGGGACCGGCGCGCTGCAGATGGCGGTCGGTCTCGGCGCGCGCGTCACGGTGCTCGACACCAACGTGGGCCGGCTGCGCCAGCTCGACCTGGTGTTCGCGAACCGGATCGCGACCGTCTGCTCGAACGCGCACACGGTCGGCGAAGCCGTGCGCGACGCCGATGTCGTGATCGGCGCCGTGCTCGTGCCCGGCGCGTCGGCGCCGCGGCTCGTCACGCGCGACATGATCGCGACGATGCGCACGGGCGCCGTCGTCGTCGACGTCGCGATCGACCAGGGTGGCTGCTTCGAGACATCGCATGCGACGACCCACGCGCAGCCGACCTTTGTCGTCGACGGCGTCGTGCACTACTGCGTCGCGAACATGCCCGGCGCGGTCGCGCGCACGTCGACGTTCGCATTGAACAACGCGACGCTCGGGCATGCGCTCGCGCTCGCCGACAAGGGCTGGAAACGTGCGATGGCCGACGATCCGCATCTGCGCGCGGGGTTGAACGTATGCGACGGGCACATCACGTATGAAGCCGTCGCGCTGGCGCTCGGCCTGCCGTACGTACCGGCCGAAGACGTGCTGACCTGA